A stretch of the Janthinobacterium sp. B9-8 genome encodes the following:
- a CDS encoding ABC transporter permease, translating into MSKVKSPSLAKWLISGPPLLYLLIFFAVPTLIMIFSAFRFPGEYGGLMPLLETNAETGAREVLINWQNWQDFLTLENFSRFFEDGVYVELFIKSFWYAGLTTLICIALAYPLAWLIARSPKKYRDLLVLLVILPFWSNFLIRVYAWMIILGPQGYFAMTVNSFLAWFGIGPQQFLFTHFAVIVVLVYVHLPFMVLPLYANLEKHDMALLDAAQDLGASAWQRFWRITWPLSLPGVWAGAALVFIPALGMFAVPDLVGGTDGIMVGNLIKQQFLDSRDWPFGATLSIMLTASVLFLAALATLISSKGKS; encoded by the coding sequence ATGTCCAAAGTAAAATCGCCTAGCTTGGCGAAGTGGCTGATTTCTGGCCCGCCACTTTTGTATTTATTGATCTTTTTTGCCGTACCTACGCTGATCATGATTTTCTCAGCGTTTCGTTTTCCGGGCGAATACGGTGGCCTGATGCCGCTCTTGGAAACCAACGCAGAAACGGGCGCGCGTGAAGTCTTAATCAATTGGCAAAACTGGCAGGATTTCTTAACGCTGGAAAACTTCAGTCGTTTTTTTGAAGACGGGGTTTATGTTGAATTATTTATTAAGTCGTTTTGGTATGCGGGCCTGACCACGCTGATTTGCATTGCGCTGGCCTATCCTCTGGCATGGCTGATTGCGCGTAGCCCGAAGAAATACCGCGATTTGCTCGTTTTGCTGGTGATTTTGCCATTTTGGAGTAATTTTTTGATTCGCGTGTATGCGTGGATGATTATTCTGGGGCCTCAGGGCTATTTTGCCATGACGGTGAATAGCTTTTTAGCGTGGTTTGGCATCGGCCCTCAGCAGTTTCTATTTACCCATTTTGCGGTGATTGTGGTGCTGGTGTATGTGCATTTGCCGTTTATGGTTTTGCCGCTCTATGCCAATTTAGAAAAACACGATATGGCGCTATTGGATGCAGCACAAGACCTGGGTGCATCAGCTTGGCAACGTTTCTGGCGCATCACCTGGCCGCTCTCATTACCCGGCGTTTGGGCTGGGGCTGCTTTGGTGTTTATCCCTGCACTAGGTATGTTTGCCGTGCCTGATCTAGTGGGCGGCACCGATGGCATTATGGTGGGCAATTTAATTAAACAGCAATTCTTGGATAGCCGCGATTGGCCATTTGGCGCCACACTATCGATTATGCTGACTGCCAGCGTTTTATTTCTGGCAGCATTGGCCACACTGATTAGCAGCAAAGGAAAGTCATGA
- a CDS encoding ABC transporter ATP-binding protein, which yields MALLEIRDVVKTFGDFTAVNHVSLSVEAGEFFTLLGPSGCGKTTLLRMLAGFEQPDSGAILLDGKDMSTVPPEKRPVHTVFQSYALFPHMSVADNIAFPLKMAKASAADIKARVAEILEDVRLQEFAHRFPHELSGGQRQRVAIARSLVNRPRLLLLDEPLSALDAKLREQMQMELITLQKEVGVTFVYVTHDQGEALALSHRIAVMNKGQVEQLDAPETIYSYPKSRFVADFIGQCNLLDATITSIAKDRMQVEIAGVGVAETLIVAGAVVGQKGTLSLRPEKIKLAAQLDEGDADEVHFKGTVENCLYLGDVTIYIVKLDNGLLVEAMLPNSAAGRAKFFDDNDAVELAWRYDAGHFLLS from the coding sequence ATGGCCCTGCTGGAGATCCGTGACGTCGTAAAAACTTTCGGCGATTTCACTGCCGTTAATCATGTGAGCTTGTCGGTGGAAGCCGGTGAATTCTTTACTCTGCTCGGCCCTTCGGGCTGTGGCAAAACCACGCTTTTACGCATGCTGGCCGGTTTTGAGCAGCCCGATTCCGGCGCTATTTTGCTCGATGGCAAAGATATGTCCACCGTGCCGCCAGAAAAGCGCCCAGTGCATACCGTTTTTCAGAGCTATGCACTGTTTCCACATATGAGCGTGGCCGATAATATTGCCTTTCCTTTGAAAATGGCGAAGGCCTCAGCGGCGGATATTAAAGCGCGTGTGGCAGAAATATTGGAAGACGTGCGCTTGCAGGAATTCGCCCATCGTTTTCCGCATGAGTTATCCGGCGGCCAGCGTCAGCGTGTAGCCATTGCCCGATCCTTGGTCAATCGCCCGCGCCTTTTGCTGCTGGATGAGCCTTTATCGGCGCTGGATGCCAAATTGCGCGAGCAAATGCAAATGGAGCTGATCACTCTGCAAAAAGAAGTGGGCGTGACCTTTGTGTATGTCACGCACGATCAGGGCGAAGCCTTGGCCTTATCGCACCGGATTGCGGTGATGAATAAGGGCCAGGTAGAGCAGCTTGATGCGCCTGAAACCATCTATAGCTATCCCAAAAGCCGCTTTGTAGCCGATTTTATCGGCCAGTGCAATCTGCTGGATGCCACGATCACTTCGATTGCAAAGGACCGTATGCAGGTAGAAATTGCTGGCGTAGGTGTTGCAGAAACGCTGATCGTGGCTGGGGCCGTGGTCGGCCAGAAAGGCACGCTGAGCTTGCGCCCGGAGAAAATCAAGCTGGCTGCCCAGCTGGATGAAGGCGATGCGGATGAAGTGCACTTTAAAGGCACGGTTGAAAATTGCCTGTATCTTGGGGATGTCACGATTTATATCGTGAAGCTGGATAACGGCCTGCTGGTTGAGGCGATGTTGCCTAATTCTGCTGCGGGGCGCGCTAAATTCTTTGATGACAACGATGCAGTAGAGCTGGCGTGGCGTTATGACGCTGGTCACTTCCTGCTGTCTTAA
- a CDS encoding HD-GYP domain-containing protein codes for METRLPVSALQAGLFISELDRPWLDTPFLIEGFLLETSEQLALLQEYCQFVTIDIDRSTGGVARWGFLSEQKLNTQTFTPHVQYQTVEIKEQITLLKELRQRFALWSQSKNGSKTDTPYIEPQIIIYADSTPIKREIPQAEAVHRLASDVIKAAMEAISKDLQPRVEAINDVVSNMVDSIIRNPSALLWLAQLKAADHYAYGHALDTAIYMLAFGRHLGYPQEDLHKLGFAGLMLDIGKMKLPENLLQHNGSYSPGEFLMMKTHVWHSLDILNQIKEVPLDVYDMVARHHERIDGSGYPLGLKGESIGLFSCMAGIVDCFTALTSDRNHAETKTSHVALQLLYKWSDKYFHHALVEQFAQCIGVFPVGALVELSTGDIGIVAGQNRSRRLKPKILLILGPDKLPHARPSLLDLMINPAMNAGQEITIRKEWPQGSFNINPQEYFQG; via the coding sequence TTGGAAACACGACTTCCCGTCTCAGCTTTACAAGCTGGTTTATTTATCAGCGAACTAGATCGCCCGTGGCTGGACACGCCCTTTCTAATTGAAGGCTTTCTGTTAGAAACGTCCGAACAACTCGCTCTTCTTCAAGAATACTGCCAGTTTGTAACCATTGATATTGATCGTTCAACAGGAGGCGTAGCCCGGTGGGGCTTTCTGAGTGAGCAAAAGCTAAATACGCAGACATTTACCCCCCATGTTCAGTATCAGACCGTAGAAATCAAAGAACAAATCACCCTGCTTAAAGAATTACGGCAGCGGTTTGCACTTTGGTCACAAAGTAAAAACGGCAGCAAAACAGACACGCCCTATATCGAGCCGCAAATTATTATTTATGCGGATAGCACGCCGATTAAACGGGAAATCCCCCAAGCCGAGGCTGTACATCGGCTGGCCAGCGATGTCATCAAAGCCGCAATGGAGGCGATTAGCAAAGATTTACAGCCGCGTGTTGAAGCGATTAATGATGTTGTGAGCAATATGGTCGACTCCATTATCCGCAACCCCAGCGCCTTACTTTGGCTGGCCCAATTAAAAGCAGCCGATCATTACGCCTACGGTCATGCGCTTGATACCGCTATTTATATGCTGGCATTTGGCAGGCACCTTGGTTATCCGCAAGAAGATTTACATAAACTTGGCTTTGCCGGATTAATGCTTGATATTGGTAAAATGAAATTACCGGAAAATCTGTTGCAGCATAATGGCTCCTATTCGCCCGGTGAGTTTTTAATGATGAAAACCCACGTCTGGCATAGCTTGGATATTCTGAATCAAATTAAAGAAGTGCCGCTTGATGTTTACGATATGGTGGCCCGCCATCACGAGCGCATTGATGGCAGCGGCTACCCCCTGGGCTTAAAAGGCGAAAGTATCGGGCTGTTTTCATGTATGGCAGGCATTGTTGATTGCTTTACCGCCCTGACCAGCGACCGCAATCACGCCGAAACCAAAACCTCACATGTGGCCTTGCAACTTTTATATAAGTGGAGTGATAAATATTTTCACCACGCGCTGGTTGAGCAGTTTGCACAGTGCATAGGTGTTTTTCCTGTGGGTGCCTTGGTCGAGCTCAGTACCGGCGATATTGGCATTGTGGCGGGGCAAAATCGTAGCAGAAGACTAAAACCTAAAATTTTGCTGATCTTAGGCCCGGATAAGCTGCCACACGCTCGCCCCAGCCTGCTGGATTTAATGATTAATCCGGCAATGAACGCCGGACAAGAAATCACCATCCGCAAAGAATGGCCGCAAGGTAGTTTTAATATTAATCCGCAAGAGTATTTTCAAGGATGA
- a CDS encoding putative bifunctional diguanylate cyclase/phosphodiesterase → MKNSPATKHDLAVFASYKLNQIDILNQTLDVLLQNHCHEKSNDDALYSDYFLGLMQGESSSPWPQLTPHGLNLSTLLLLSWRTLILQHLPTKAEALVNRLCFAELEKTRQHIQNLRPQQVNSPAQGLENAKSHTQAERNIALLYIEFGHIESLRHTATQQLHEMLRPQDKLYPLDSGLLLILPNLAGEGHALLAASRAQTLLTDSFTESAISPRIGIALWPEHGKHYKPLMLAAQTAARQCSNEEPAIYQAERDIQGRLLAKLEKPLREALAQNRFYLAFQPQVQPTSAQPIYKGAEALLRWHDTELGDIRPDEAVRVAEQLGLMPQLTRWVIHAALREFSQLSKAGLTGSLSINLTPSNILDSRLAQEVENALILWNIPGERVIFEITESAAIDELEATISSLYALKALGCKLAMDDFGTGYASLSYLKRLPIDELKIDQSFIRTITQSDTDAHIVESVIKLAQTLSLSVLAEGVEDHATLEALMAYGCNLIQGYYFSHPLAPNDLLQFYRALQPFKAQQ, encoded by the coding sequence ATGAAAAACTCGCCTGCCACCAAGCATGACCTCGCTGTATTCGCAAGCTATAAACTAAACCAGATCGATATTCTGAACCAGACGCTCGACGTATTGCTACAAAACCATTGCCATGAAAAATCGAACGACGATGCCCTCTATAGCGATTACTTTCTGGGGCTGATGCAGGGGGAATCATCCAGCCCATGGCCACAACTCACACCCCACGGCTTAAACTTATCCACCTTATTGCTTTTAAGCTGGCGAACGCTGATTTTGCAACACTTGCCCACCAAAGCTGAAGCACTGGTCAACCGATTATGCTTTGCTGAGCTGGAAAAAACCCGGCAACACATTCAAAACCTGAGGCCTCAGCAGGTCAACTCCCCTGCTCAAGGCTTAGAAAACGCTAAATCGCATACTCAAGCCGAGCGTAATATTGCCCTGCTCTATATTGAATTTGGCCATATCGAATCTTTACGCCATACCGCCACCCAGCAGCTGCATGAAATGCTGCGTCCGCAAGATAAGCTCTACCCCTTAGACAGCGGCTTGCTGCTTATTTTGCCCAATCTGGCCGGTGAAGGACATGCGCTTCTGGCTGCGAGCCGCGCACAAACGCTGCTGACAGATTCCTTTACAGAAAGTGCGATCAGCCCGCGTATCGGTATTGCCTTATGGCCGGAGCATGGCAAGCATTACAAACCATTAATGCTTGCCGCGCAAACCGCCGCCAGGCAATGCAGTAATGAAGAACCCGCCATTTATCAGGCAGAGCGTGATATTCAGGGCCGCTTACTCGCTAAACTAGAAAAACCACTACGTGAAGCGCTAGCCCAGAATCGCTTCTACCTCGCTTTTCAGCCTCAAGTTCAGCCCACTTCAGCGCAGCCCATTTATAAGGGAGCAGAAGCTTTGCTGCGCTGGCACGATACAGAGCTTGGCGATATTCGCCCCGATGAAGCCGTACGGGTTGCAGAGCAGCTAGGCCTGATGCCACAGCTTACCCGCTGGGTGATCCATGCGGCGCTGCGGGAGTTTTCCCAGCTAAGCAAGGCAGGGCTGACTGGCAGCCTGAGTATTAACCTCACGCCCTCCAATATCCTGGATTCTCGTTTGGCTCAGGAAGTAGAAAACGCGCTAATTCTTTGGAATATCCCCGGTGAACGGGTTATTTTTGAGATTACCGAGTCAGCAGCCATCGACGAGCTTGAAGCCACCATTAGCAGCTTATATGCACTGAAAGCTTTGGGCTGTAAACTGGCTATGGATGACTTTGGCACGGGTTACGCATCACTCTCCTATTTAAAGCGCCTGCCCATTGATGAGCTAAAAATTGACCAAAGTTTTATCCGCACCATTACTCAATCCGATACCGATGCGCATATTGTTGAAAGCGTCATCAAACTGGCTCAAACACTTAGCCTTAGCGTGTTGGCAGAAGGCGTTGAAGACCATGCAACACTTGAAGCACTTATGGCTTACGGCTGCAATTTAATCCAGGGCTATTATTTCAGCCACCCGCTTGCACCCAACGATTTGCTGCAATTTTATCGGGCATTACAGCCTTTTAAAGCGCAACAATAA
- a CDS encoding deoxyguanosinetriphosphate triphosphohydrolase → MMNWQQLLSAERLGAVRNDLFPHESGRSDFHKDHDRIVFSSPFRRLGRKTQVHPLTENDHVHTRLTHSIEVSCVGRSLGILVGQRLQYTLPQHITPYDLGAIVQAACLAHDIGNPPFGHAGEYAIRDWFCRDQHAYLLQNLSANERLDLMTFEGNAQGFRVVTQLENHRFEGGMRLTYATLGTTLKYPWTSSDATPGGKFSCYQSEQNILEEIATELGLPQLGNNRWARHPLSYLMEAADDICYAILDLEDGIEIGMLAYEQVEPLLIKICGGKQDLLELEIAAAPSARRKISLLRGKAIERCVLDASETFMQHYTAIMEGKFQGDLLNATPSGMRDGINAAKQLARDRIFNERRKIEIEVGSFTCLDILLNAFCNAAYQQKVSPQMSFRMKRILDLMEYNAPKKEWPLYESYSRVLDFIGGMTDNYATYLAQQVGGMGR, encoded by the coding sequence ATGATGAACTGGCAACAGCTGCTCAGCGCTGAGCGACTCGGCGCGGTACGTAATGATTTATTCCCTCACGAATCAGGGCGCAGCGATTTTCATAAAGACCACGACCGGATTGTTTTTTCCTCGCCATTTCGCCGCCTAGGCCGCAAAACCCAAGTTCACCCGCTCACCGAAAACGATCATGTGCATACTCGGCTCACCCACTCAATTGAGGTCAGCTGTGTAGGGCGCAGCTTGGGAATTTTAGTTGGGCAAAGATTGCAATACACCCTGCCCCAGCACATTACCCCTTATGATCTTGGTGCCATCGTGCAAGCCGCCTGCCTTGCCCACGATATTGGCAACCCGCCATTTGGCCATGCTGGTGAATACGCAATTCGTGATTGGTTTTGCCGCGATCAGCACGCCTATCTGCTACAAAACCTTAGCGCCAATGAGCGTCTGGATTTAATGACCTTCGAGGGCAATGCTCAAGGCTTCAGAGTGGTTACCCAGCTAGAAAACCACCGTTTTGAAGGGGGAATGCGCCTGACCTATGCCACGCTGGGCACGACCCTTAAATACCCATGGACTTCCAGCGATGCCACGCCCGGCGGCAAATTCAGCTGCTACCAGTCAGAACAAAATATCTTAGAAGAAATCGCCACCGAGCTGGGGCTGCCTCAGCTGGGCAACAACCGCTGGGCCCGCCATCCCTTATCCTACCTAATGGAAGCCGCCGACGATATTTGCTACGCCATTTTAGATTTGGAAGACGGCATAGAAATCGGCATGCTGGCTTACGAGCAGGTAGAGCCGCTTTTGATTAAAATTTGCGGTGGCAAGCAAGATCTGCTCGAGCTGGAAATTGCTGCCGCCCCTTCTGCCAGACGCAAAATATCGCTGCTACGGGGTAAAGCCATAGAGCGCTGCGTGCTGGACGCCAGCGAAACCTTTATGCAGCATTACACCGCTATTATGGAAGGCAAATTTCAGGGTGATCTACTTAATGCCACGCCCAGCGGCATGCGGGATGGTATTAACGCCGCCAAACAACTCGCCCGTGATCGTATTTTTAATGAAAGACGCAAAATAGAAATCGAAGTAGGCTCGTTTACCTGTCTGGACATCCTGCTCAACGCCTTTTGCAATGCGGCCTACCAGCAAAAAGTATCACCGCAGATGAGCTTCAGAATGAAGCGGATTCTCGATTTAATGGAATACAATGCCCCAAAAAAAGAATGGCCTCTTTATGAGAGCTATAGCCGCGTGCTCGACTTTATCGGTGGCATGACCGATAACTACGCTACCTATTTAGCACAACAAGTCGGGGGAATGGGGCGATGA
- a CDS encoding GNAT family N-acetyltransferase has translation MSSAINPKPLQIRIAQASDHLPLQRMLELYQYDLSDIWDQDLNTEGEYGYALDRYWKQPGCTAFVALVNDHYAGFALVDNKVKVGNHGYWMDQFFILKKYRRTGQGKSLAIQVFNTLKGRWEVGQMPDNHKAQLFWRRLIAEFATGFDEHTLTGGKWEGIVQCFNSDTVLTRAR, from the coding sequence ATGAGCAGCGCAATCAATCCAAAACCATTACAAATCCGTATTGCCCAAGCGAGCGATCACCTGCCACTACAGCGGATGCTTGAACTTTACCAATATGATTTATCCGATATCTGGGATCAGGATCTAAACACAGAGGGTGAATACGGCTATGCACTCGATCGATACTGGAAGCAGCCCGGATGCACCGCCTTTGTGGCCTTGGTAAACGACCATTATGCGGGCTTTGCCCTTGTAGATAATAAGGTGAAAGTAGGCAACCACGGCTACTGGATGGATCAGTTTTTTATCCTGAAAAAATACCGCCGCACAGGCCAAGGAAAATCACTGGCGATACAGGTATTCAATACTTTAAAGGGGCGCTGGGAAGTAGGCCAAATGCCGGATAACCATAAGGCACAATTGTTTTGGCGGCGGCTTATTGCCGAGTTTGCCACTGGCTTTGACGAGCACACTTTAACGGGCGGTAAATGGGAAGGCATTGTGCAGTGTTTTAATAGTGATACCGTATTAACAAGAGCCCGCTAA
- the adh gene encoding aldehyde dehydrogenase: MSALIPGQYGFPLQLKMRYANYINGEWHAPLAGQYFENISPVTGKVICEIPRSDAADIEMALDAAHAAKNAWGKTSTTERANILNKIADRIEANLDMLATVETWDNGKPIRETRAADLPLAIDHFRYFAGAIRAQEGSIGQIDNDTVAYHFHEPLGVVGQIIPWNFPLLMATWKLAPALAAGNCVVLKPAEQTPLSILVLMEVIGDLLPKGVLNIVNGFGLEAGKPLASNKRIAKIAFTGETTTGRLIMQYAAQNLIPVTLELGGKSPNIFMPDVMKHDDAFFNKAIEGFVMFALNQGEVCTCPSRALIHESIYDAFMDRALSRVAAIKQGNPLDATTMLGAQSSMEQMEKISAYLDIGKQEGAKVLAGGARATLAGELAGGYYIQPTVFQGHNKMRIFQEEIFGPVVSVTTFKDENEALEIANDSLYGLGAGLWTRDTHAAYRMGREIQAGRVWTNCYHAYPAHAAFGGYKQSGIGRENHKMMLGHYQQTKNLLVSYSPDALGFF, translated from the coding sequence ATGAGTGCATTGATTCCAGGCCAGTATGGTTTTCCACTGCAATTAAAAATGCGCTACGCCAACTATATCAATGGCGAATGGCATGCTCCGCTGGCTGGGCAATACTTTGAAAATATCAGCCCAGTCACTGGCAAGGTGATTTGCGAAATCCCGCGCTCTGATGCCGCCGATATCGAAATGGCGCTCGACGCCGCCCATGCCGCCAAAAACGCATGGGGCAAAACATCGACCACCGAACGCGCCAATATTCTGAATAAAATTGCCGATCGTATCGAAGCCAACCTAGACATGCTGGCCACGGTAGAAACTTGGGATAACGGCAAGCCAATTCGTGAAACCCGCGCTGCTGATTTACCCTTAGCCATCGATCACTTCCGCTACTTTGCCGGGGCGATTCGGGCGCAGGAAGGCAGCATCGGCCAGATCGATAACGATACTGTGGCCTATCATTTTCATGAGCCGCTAGGCGTGGTTGGGCAGATTATCCCTTGGAATTTTCCGCTGCTGATGGCCACATGGAAGCTGGCTCCGGCGCTGGCTGCGGGTAATTGCGTGGTACTCAAGCCTGCCGAGCAAACGCCACTGAGCATTTTAGTGCTGATGGAAGTGATCGGCGATTTGCTGCCCAAAGGCGTGCTCAATATCGTGAACGGCTTTGGCCTTGAAGCAGGCAAGCCACTGGCATCCAATAAACGTATCGCCAAAATCGCCTTTACTGGTGAGACCACCACTGGCCGTCTGATTATGCAATACGCGGCGCAAAACCTGATTCCGGTGACGCTGGAGCTGGGTGGCAAATCGCCGAATATCTTTATGCCCGATGTGATGAAGCACGACGATGCATTCTTTAATAAGGCCATCGAAGGCTTTGTGATGTTTGCGCTCAACCAAGGCGAAGTCTGCACCTGCCCTAGCCGTGCATTGATTCATGAATCCATTTATGACGCCTTTATGGACCGTGCCCTCAGCCGCGTTGCAGCCATTAAACAAGGCAATCCGCTGGATGCCACCACCATGCTTGGCGCGCAATCCTCTATGGAGCAAATGGAAAAAATCAGCGCTTACTTAGATATCGGCAAGCAAGAAGGCGCAAAAGTATTGGCAGGCGGCGCTCGCGCAACGCTCGCGGGTGAATTGGCAGGTGGCTATTACATCCAGCCGACGGTATTCCAAGGCCATAATAAGATGCGGATTTTCCAGGAAGAAATCTTCGGCCCCGTGGTTTCTGTGACCACCTTTAAAGACGAAAACGAAGCTTTAGAAATCGCTAACGATTCGCTCTATGGCCTAGGTGCTGGCCTGTGGACCCGCGACACCCACGCAGCTTATCGCATGGGCCGCGAAATTCAAGCGGGCCGGGTCTGGACCAACTGCTACCACGCCTACCCCGCCCACGCCGCTTTTGGCGGCTACAAACAATCTGGGATTGGCCGTGAAAACCACAAAATGATGCTCGGTCACTACCAGCAAACCAAAAACCTGCTGGTGAGCTACAGCCCCGATGCGCTAGGGTTTTTCTAA
- a CDS encoding DUF779 domain-containing protein yields MNNRVTATAAALALIKTLETKYGPLMFHQSGGCCDGSSPMCFQAGELLIGNNDVLLGEIGGMPFYMGAAQFAYWQHTQLIIDVVAGRGGMFSLEGPEGLRFLTRSKLCPIESK; encoded by the coding sequence ATGAATAATCGAGTCACCGCCACCGCAGCTGCGCTTGCCTTAATTAAAACGTTGGAAACCAAATATGGCCCACTAATGTTTCATCAATCAGGCGGCTGTTGCGATGGCAGCTCGCCCATGTGCTTTCAGGCAGGTGAACTCCTCATTGGGAATAATGACGTACTACTGGGTGAAATAGGCGGCATGCCGTTTTATATGGGCGCGGCCCAATTTGCTTATTGGCAACATACTCAGCTCATTATTGATGTAGTAGCAGGCCGCGGCGGAATGTTTTCTTTAGAAGGCCCAGAAGGATTACGTTTTTTAACACGCTCTAAACTTTGCCCAATTGAATCAAAATAA
- a CDS encoding DUF475 domain-containing protein, producing MLTNLRFFRSSFIVTILGLAAAYWLGGPKAMFIAAILSVLEVSLSFDNAVVNATVLKDMDAVWRKRFMTWGMLIAVFGMRVIFPVLIVAVIAHLTPWAALMMAVSQPEQYAAALTSSHIVVAGFGGAFLMMVFLKFFFDQDKEVHWLHIVESPLAKMGKMGGIEIGLCLVIVYLISTQLGDHGQLSFILSSIAGIVTYIIVDGFGALLGGEENHGQATVVRTGFSAFMYLEVLDASFSFDGVIGAFALSNNIFIIAIGLGIGAMFVRSLTIMFVEKETLDQFRYLEHGAFYAIGALAFIMFIGTFHEIPEVITGLIGAGLIGISLLASLHYKKNN from the coding sequence ATGCTCACCAATCTGCGCTTTTTTAGAAGCTCTTTCATCGTCACTATCCTTGGTTTGGCCGCCGCCTACTGGTTAGGCGGCCCTAAAGCCATGTTTATTGCCGCCATTTTGTCTGTATTAGAAGTGTCACTTTCTTTTGATAATGCAGTGGTCAATGCAACCGTACTTAAAGACATGGATGCTGTTTGGCGCAAACGTTTTATGACTTGGGGTATGCTCATTGCCGTATTTGGTATGCGGGTTATTTTCCCGGTACTGATTGTGGCCGTGATTGCACACCTTACTCCTTGGGCTGCTTTAATGATGGCTGTTAGCCAGCCAGAACAATACGCCGCAGCATTAACCTCATCCCATATTGTGGTTGCAGGCTTTGGTGGCGCATTTTTGATGATGGTATTTTTGAAGTTCTTTTTTGACCAGGATAAAGAGGTTCACTGGCTGCATATTGTTGAATCGCCTTTGGCTAAAATGGGAAAAATGGGTGGAATTGAAATTGGCCTTTGCTTAGTGATTGTTTATTTAATTTCTACTCAACTGGGCGATCATGGCCAACTTAGTTTTATTCTGTCATCCATTGCCGGAATTGTGACTTACATTATTGTTGATGGTTTTGGTGCTTTATTAGGTGGCGAAGAAAACCACGGCCAGGCAACTGTAGTCAGAACAGGCTTCTCTGCATTTATGTATTTAGAAGTACTGGATGCCAGCTTTAGCTTTGATGGTGTAATTGGTGCATTTGCGCTATCCAATAATATTTTCATTATTGCAATTGGCTTGGGTATTGGCGCGATGTTTGTTCGCTCGCTCACCATTATGTTTGTTGAGAAAGAAACGCTTGATCAATTCAGATACCTGGAACATGGCGCATTTTATGCAATTGGTGCGCTTGCCTTTATTATGTTTATCGGCACATTCCATGAGATTCCTGAAGTCATCACCGGCTTAATTGGTGCAGGCTTAATTGGTATTTCTTTACTGGCATCGCTGCATTACAAAAAAAATAACTAA